The following proteins are co-located in the Homo sapiens chromosome 22 genomic scaffold, GRCh38.p14 alternate locus group ALT_REF_LOCI_1 HSCHR22_1_CTG1 genome:
- the TCF20 gene encoding transcription factor 20 isoform 2 (isoform 2 is encoded by transcript variant 2), with protein sequence MQSFREQSSYHGNQQSYPQEVHGSSRLEEFSPRQAQMFQNFGGTGGSSGSSGSGSGGGRRGAAAAAAAMASETSGHQGYQGFRKEAGDFYYMAGNKDPVTTGTPQPPQRRPSGPVQSYGPPQGSSFGNQYGSEGHVGQFQAQHSGLGGVSHYQQDYTGPFSPGSAQYQQQASSQQQQQQVQQLRQQLYQSHQPLPQATGQPASSSSHLQPMQRPSTLPSSAAGYQLRVGQFGQHYQSSASSSSSSSFPSPQRFSQSGQSYDGSYNVNAGSQYEGHNVGSNAQAYGTQSNYSYQPQSMKNFEQAKIPQGTQQGQQQQQPQQQQHPSQHVMQYTNAATKLPLQSQVGQYNQPEVPVRSPMQFHQNFSPISNPSPAASVVQSPSCSSTPSPLMQTGENLQCGQGSVPMGSRNRILQLMPQLSPTPSMMPSPNSHAAGFKGFGLEGVPEKRLTDPGLSSLSALSTQVANLPNTVQHMLLSDALTPQKKTSKRPSSSKKADSCTNSEGSSQPEEQLKSPMAESLDGGCSSSSEDQGERVRQLSGQSTSSDTTYKGGASEKAGSSPAQGAQNEPPRLNASPAAREEATSPGAKDMPLSSDGNPKVNEKTVGVIVSREAMTGRVEKPGGQDKGSQEDDPAATQRPPSNGGAKETSHASLPQPEPPGGGGSKGNKNGDNNSNHNGEGNGQSGHSAAGPGFTSRTEPSKSPGSLRYSYKDSFGSAVPRNVSGFPQYPTGQEKGDFTGHGERKGRNEKFPSLLQEVLQGYHHHPDRRYSRSTQEHQGMAGSLEGTTRPNVLVSQTNELASRGLLNKSIGSLLENPHWGPWERKSSSTAPEMKQINLTDYPIPRKFEIEPQSSAHEPGGSLSERRSVICDISPLRQIVRDPGAHSLGHMSADTRIGRNDRLNPTLSQSVILPGGLVSMETKLKSQSGQIKEEDFEQSKSQASFNNKKSGDHCHPPSIKHESYRGNASPGAATHDSLSDYGPQDSRPTPMRRVPGRVGGREGMRGRSPSQYHDFAEKLKMSPGRSRGPGGDPHHMNPHMTFSERANRSSLHTPFSPNSETLASAYHANTRAHAYGDPNAGLNSQLHYKRQMYQQQPEEYKDWSSGSAQGVIAAAQHRQEGPRKSPRQQQFLDRVRSPLKNDKDGMMYGPPVGTYHDPSAQEAGRCLMSSDGLPNKGMELKHGSQKLQESCWDLSRQTSPAKSSGPPGMSSQKRYGPPHETDGHGLAEATQSSKPGSVMLRLPGQEDHSSQNPLIMRRRVRSFISPIPSKRQSQDVKNSSTEDKGRLLHSSKEGADKAFNSYAHLSHSQDIKSIPKRDSSKDLPSPDSRNCPAVTLTSPAKTKILPPRKGRGLKLEAIVQKITSPNIRRSASSNSAEAGGDTVTLDDILSLKSGPPEGGSVAVQDADIEKRKGEVASDLVSPANQELHVEKPLPRSSEEWRGSVDDKVKTETHAETVTAGKEPPGAMTSTTSQKPGSNQGRPDGSLGGTAPLIFPDSKNVPPVGILAPEANPKAEEKENDTVTISPKQEGFPPKGYFPSGKKKGRPIGSVNKQKKQQQPPPPPPQPPQIPEGSADGEPKPKKQRQRRERRKPGAQPRKRKTKQAVPIVEPQEPEIKLKYATQPLDKTDAKNKSFYPYIHVVNKCELGAVCTIINAEEEEQTKLVRGRKGQRSLTPPPSSTESKALPASSFMLQGPVVTESSVMGHLVCCLCGKWASYRNMGDLFGPFYPQDYAATLPKNPPPKRATEMQSKVKVRHKSASNGSKTDTEEEEEQQQQQKEQRSLAAHPRFKRRHRSEDCGGGPRSLSRGLPCKKAATEGSSEKTVLDSKPSVPTTSEGGPELELQIPELPLDSNEFWVHEGCILWANGIYLVCGRLYGLQEALEIAREMKCSHCQEAGATLGCYNKGCSFRYHYPCAIDADCLLHEENFSVRCPKHKVRLWR encoded by the coding sequence ATGCAGTCCTTTCGGGAGCAAAGCAGTTACCACGGAAACCAGCAAAGCTACCCACAGGAGGTACACGGCTCATCCCGGCTAGAAGAGTTCAGCCCTCGTCAGGCCCAGATGTTCCAGAATTTTGGAGGTACAGGTGGCAGTAgtggcagcagtggcagtggcagtggtggtggacGACGAGGAGCAGCAGCTGCTGCGGCAGCGATGGCTAGCGAGACCTCTGGCCATCAAGGTTACCAGGGTTTCAGGAAAGAGGCTGGAGATTTTTACTACATGGCAGGCAACAAAGACCCCGTGACTACAGGAACCCCACAGCCTCCTCAGCGAAGGCCTTCTGGGCCTGTGCAGAGCTATGGACCCCCCCAGGGGAGCAGCTTTGGCAATCAGTATGGGAGTGAGGGTCATGTGGGCCAGTTTCAAGCACAGCACTCTGGCCTTGGCGGTGTGTCACATTATCAGCAGGATTACACTGGGCCTTTCTCTCCAGGGAGTGCTCAGTACCAACAGCAGGcttccagccagcagcagcagcagcaagtcCAGCAGTTGAGACAACAGCTTTACCAGTCCCATCAGCCCCTGCCACAGGCCACTGGCCAACCAGCATCCAGCTCATCCCATCTACAGCCAATGCAGCGGCCCTCAACTCTGCCATCCTCTGCTGCTGGTTACCAGTTAAGAGTGGGTCAGTTTGGCCAACACTATCAGtcttctgcttcctcctcctcctcctcctccttcccttcaccACAGCGTTTTAGCCAGTCTGGACAGAGCTATGATGGCAGTTACAATGTGAATGCTGGATCTCAGTATGAAGGACACAATGTGGGTTCTAATGCACAGGCTTATGGAACACAATCCAATTACAGCTATCAGCCTCAATCTATGAAGAATTTTGAACAGGCAAAGATTCCACAAGGGACCCAacaggggcagcagcagcagcaaccgCAGCAACAACAACACCCTTCTCAGCATGTGATGCAGTATACTAACGCTGCCACCAAGCTGCCCCTGCAAAGCCAAGTGGGGCAGTACAACCAGCCTGAGGTTCCTGTGAGGTCCCCCATGCAGTTTCACCAGAACTTCAGCCCCATTTCTAACCCTTCTCCAGCTGCCTCTGTGGTTCAGTCTCCAAGCTGTAGTTCTACCCCATCTCCTCTCATGCAGACTGGGGAGAATCTCCAGTGTGGGCAAGGCAGTGTGCCTATGGGTTCCAGAAACAGAATTTTACAGTTAATGCCTCAACTCAGTCCAACCCCATCAATGATGCCCAGTCCTAATTCTCATGCTGCAGGCTTCAAAGGGTTTGGACTAGAAGGGGTACCAGAAAAGCGACTGACAGATCCTGGGTTGAGTAGTTTGAGTGCTCTGAGTACTCAAGTGGCCAATCTTCCTAACACTGTCCAGCACATGTTACTTTCTGATGCCCTGACTCCTCAGAAGAAGACCTCCAAGAGGCCCTCATCTTCCAAGAAAGCAGATAGCTGCACAAATTCTGAAGGCTCCTCACAACCTGAAGAACAGCTGAAGTCCCCTATGGCAGAGTCATTAGATGGAGGCTGCTCCAGCAGTTCAGAGGATCAAGGCGAGAGAGTGCGGCAACTAAGTGGCCAGAGCACCAGCTCTGACACCACCTACAAGGGTGGAGCCTCTGAGAAAGCTGGCTCCTCACCGGCACAAGGTGCTCAGAATGAACCCCCCAGACTCAATGCTAGTCCTGCCGCAAGAGAAGAGGCCACCTCACCAGGCGCTAAGGACATGCCATTGTCATCCGACGGGAACCCAAAGGTTAATGAGAAGACTGTTGGGGTGATTGTCTCCCGGGAAGCCATGACAGGTCGGGTAGAAAAGCCTGGTGGACAAGATAAAGGCTCCCAAGAGGATGATCCTGCAGCCACTCAAAGGCCACCTAGCAATGGTGGGGCAAAGGAAACCAGTCATGCATCACTTCCCCAGCCAGAGcctccaggaggaggagggagcaaAGGAAACAAGAATGGCGATAACAACTCCAACCATAATGGAGAAGGAAATGGCCAGAGTGGCCACTCTGCAGCGGGCCCTGGTTTTACGAGCAGAACTGAGCCTAGCAAATCTCCTGGAAGTCTGCGCTATAGTTACAAAGATAGTTTCGGGTCAGCCGTGCCACGAAATGTCAGTGGCTTTCCTCAGTATCCTACAGGGCAAGAAAAGGGAGATTTCACTGGCCATGGGGAACGAAAGggtagaaatgaaaaattccCAAGCCTCCTGCAGGAAGTGCTTCAGGGTTACCACCACCACCCTGACAGGAGATATTCTAGGAGTACTCAAGAGCATCAGGGGATGGCTGGTAGCCTAGAAGGAACCACAAGGCCCAATGTCTTGGTTAGTCAAACCAATGAATTAGCTAGCAGGGGCCTTCTGAACAAAAGCATTGGGTCTCTATTAGAAAATCCCCACTGGGGCCCCTGGGAAAGGAAATCAAGCAGCACAGCTCCTGAAATGAAACAGATCAATTTGACTGACTATCCAATTCCCAGAAAGTTTGAAATAGAGCCTCAGTCATCAGCACATGAGCCTGGGGGTTCCCTCTCTGAAAGAAGATCAGTGATCTGTGATATTTCTCCACTAAGACAGATTGTCAGGGACCCAGGGGCTCACTCACTGGGACACATGAGTGCCGACACCAGAATTGGGAGGAATGACCGTCTCAATCCAACTTTAAGTCAGTCGGTCATTCTTCCTGGTGGTTTGGTGTCCATGGAAACCAAGCTGAAATCCCAGAGCGGGCAGATAAAAGAGGAAGACTTTGAACAGTCTAAATCTCAAGCTAGTTTCAACAACAAGAAATCTGGAGACCACTGCCATCCTCCTAGCATCAAGCATGAGTCTTACCGCGGCAATGCCAGCCCTGGAGCAGCAACCCATGATTCCCTTTCAGACTATGGCCCGCAAGACAGCAGACCCACGCCAATGCGGCGGGTCCCTGGCAGAGTTGGTGGTCGGGAGGGCATGAGGGGTCGGTCCCCTTCTCAATATCATGACTttgcagaaaaattgaaaatgtctCCTGGGCGGAGCAGAGGCCCAGGGGGAGACCCTCATCACATGAATCCACACATGACCTTTTCAGAGAGGGCTAACCGGAGTTCTTTACACACTCCCTTTTCTCCCAACTCAGAAACCCTGGCCTCTGCTTATCATGCAAATACTCGGGCTCATGCTTATGGGGACCCTAACGCAGGTTTGAATTCTCAGCTGCATTATAAGAGACAGATGTACCAACAGCAACCAGAGGAGTATAAAGACTGGAGCAGCGGTTCTGCTCAGGGAGTAATTGCTGCAGCACAGCACAGGCAGGAGGGGCCACGGAAGAGTCCAAGGCAGCAGCAGTTTCTTGACAGAGTACGGAGCCCTCTGAAAAATGACAAAGATGGTATGATGTATGGCCCACCAGTGGGGACTTACCATGACCCCAGTGCCCAGGAGGCTGGGCGCTGCCTAATGTCTAGTGATGGTCTGCCTAACAAGGGCATGGAATTAAAGCATGGCTCCCAGAAGTTACAAGAATCCTGTTGGGATCTTTCTCGGCAAACTTCTCCAGCCAAAAGCAGCGGTCCTCCAGGAATGTCCAGTCAAAAAAGGTATGGGCCGCCCCATGAGACTGATGGACATGGACTAGCTGAGGCTACACAGTCATCCAAACCTGGTAGTGTTATGCTGAGACTTCCAGGCCAGGAGGATCATTCTTCTCAAAACCCCTTAATCATGAGGAGGCGTGTTCGTTCTTTTATCTCTCCCATTCCCAGTAAGAGACAGTCACAAGATGTAAAGAACAGTAGCACTGAAGATAAAGGTCGCCTCCTTCACTCATCAAAAGAAGGCGCTGATAAAGCATTCAATTCCTATGCCCATCTTTCTCACAGTCAGGATATCAAGTCTATCCCTAAGAGAGATTCCTCCAAGGACCTTCCAAGTCCAGATAGTAGAAACTGCCCTGCTGTTACCCTCACAAGCCCTGCTAAGACCAAAATACTGCCCCCACGGAAAGGACGGGGATTGAAATTGGAAGCTATAGTTCAGAAGATTACATCCCCAAATATTAGGAGGAGCGCATCTTCGAACAGTGCGGAGGCTGGGGGAGACACGGTTACGCTTGATGATATACTGTCTTTGAAGAGTGGTCCTCCTGAAGGTGGGAGTGTTGCTGTTCAGGATGCTGacatagagaagagaaaaggtgAGGTGGCTTCGGACCTAGTCAGTCCAGCAAACCAGGAGTTGCACGTAGAGAAACCTCTTCCAAGGTCTTCAGAAGAGTGGCGTGGCAGCGTGGATGACAAAGTGAAGACAGAGACACATGCAGAAACAGTTACTGCCGGAAAGGAACCCCCTGGTGCCATGACATCCACAACCTCACAGAAGCCTGGTAGTAACCAAGGGAGACCAGATGGTTCCCTGGGTGGAACAGCACCTTTAATCTTTCCAGACTCAAAGAATGTACCTCCAGTGGGCATATTGGCCCCTGAGGCAAACCCCAAGGCTGAAGAGAAGGAGAACGATACAGTGACGATTTCACCGAAGCAAGAGGGTTTCCCTCCAAAGGGATATTTCCCAtcaggaaagaagaaggggagaCCCATTGGTAGTGTGAATAAGCAAAAGAAACAGCAGCAGCCACCGCCTCCACCCCCTCAGCCCCCACAGATACCAGAAGGTTCTGCAGATGGAGAGCCAAAGCCAAAAAAACAGaggcaaaggagggagagaaggaagcctGGGGCCCAGCCGAGGAAGCGAAAAACCAAACAAGCAGTTCCCATTGTGGAACCCCAAGAACCTGAGATCAAACTAAAATATGCCACCCAGCCACTGGATAAAACTGATGCCAAGAACAAGTCTTTTTACCCTTACATCCATGTAGTAAATAAGTGTGAACTTGGAGCCGTTTGTACAATCATCAATGCTGAGGAAGAAGAACAGACCAAATTAGTGAGGGGCAGGAAGGGTCAGAGGTCACTGACCCCTCCACCTAGCAGCACTGAAAGCAAGGCGCTCCCGGCCTCGTCCTTTATGCTGCAGGGACCTGTTGTGACAGAGTCTTCGGTTATGGGGCACCTGGTTTGCTGTCTGTGTGGCAAGTGGGCCAGTTACCGGAACATGGGTGACCTCTTTGGACCTTTTTATCCCCAAGATTATGCAGCCACTCTCCCGAAGAATCCACCTCCTAAGAGGGCCACAGAAATGCAGAGCAAAGTTAAGGTACGGCACAAAAGTGCTTCTAATGGCTCCAAGACGGacactgaggaggaggaagagcagcagcagcagcagaaggagCAGAGAAGCCTGGCCGCACACCCCAGGTTTAAGCGGCGCCACCGCTCGGAAGACTGTGGTGGAGGCCCTCGGTCCCTGTCCAGGGGGCTCCCTTGTAAAAAAGCAGCCACTGAGGGCAGCAGTGAAAAGACTGTTTTGGACTCGAAGCCCTCCGTGCCCACCACTTCAGAAGGTGGCCCTGAGCTGGAGTTACAAATCCCTGAACTACCTCTTGACAGCAATGAATTTTGGGTCCATGAGGGTTGTATTCTCTGGGCCAATGGAATCTACCTGGTTTGTGGCAGGCTCTATGGCCTGCAGGAAGCGCTGGAAATAGCCAGAGAGATG